Proteins from one Mytilus galloprovincialis chromosome 11, xbMytGall1.hap1.1, whole genome shotgun sequence genomic window:
- the LOC143052269 gene encoding L-amino-acid oxidase-like yields the protein MKTPSLRTVFFQLVVFILIFPQISLGYTKRILKNESVRGRQHLIIDESIDLTKCDDIAIIGAGIAGTYAAWRLRHQNKRISVYEYSNRVGGRLFTVRFPDIPNINVELGGMRYYPEAHALLHDTIQQLGLPIIKFELGSGPSPDTTVYVRGVHLRYDELGGYKTPYRLQPNERKPTNQLTWEVFRNYTDVLTTNVPEADKKYFVRDRSGVLMYKQSIQSLYHKYLSTEAQKYISETSAFTSLLTDASASLAVQTEPPSSESEDVLTVATGFSSIPNELLRRFLLDGQRHSIKYDHDLKAIRKRQDGYYNLFFEPTFSNSRNTRSKSIMKKCAKKVILATNRLSLEQLDWQGLYQPHIREYITKAVKDMPAVKLYFSYDSPWWRRSPVYSDYIIADTPFRQIYDFGTSTLNPPKSVLQATYTDTDISYWEELFNRANGNETTGDLRNEIELDQVTKKYLSDIYQIPINTIPRPTNAAWMVWKNYPFGGAWQTWRPGYILPIVERAMTKPSVSDDVFVVSNAFNSRSLSIWSNGALESVELAMPYFSLRRIEK from the exons TGACCAAATGTGACGACATAGCCATAATTGGTGCCGGAATAGCCGGAACGTACGCTGCATGGCGACTGAGAcatcaaaataaaagaatatcTGTATACGAGTATTCAAACCGAGTAGGAGGAAGGTTGTTCACAGTACGGTTTCCAGATATCCCGAATATAAATGTAGAGTTGGGTGGAATGAGATACTACCCTGAAG CACATGCATTACTACATGACACCATACAACAGTTAGGGCTTCCGATCATAAAATTCGAGTTAGGTTCTGGACCATCACCTGACACCACTGTCTATGTACGGGGAGTCCACTTGCGTTATGACGAATTGGGTGGTTATAAAACACCCTACAGACTGCAACCTAACGAGAGAAAACCGACTAATCAACTAACAtg GGAGGTTTTTAGGAATTACACCGATGTGCTTACAACAAATGTTCCAGAAGCTGATAAAAAGTATTTCGTCAGAGATAGAAGTGGAGTACTCATGTATAAACAAAG TATCCAGTCTTTGTATCATAAATATTTAAGCACTGAGGCACAAAAATACATCAGTGAAACAAGCGCCTTTACTTCACTTTTAACGGACGCTAGTGCCTCACTTGCAGTTCAGACTGAACCACCATCTTCAGAAAGTGAGGACGTTTTAACTGTGGCAACAGGATTTTCCTCCATACCTAATGAATTACTTCGACGATTTTTACTTGATGGGCAAAG GCATTCTATCAAGTATGATCATGACCTCAAGGCCATCAGAAAAAGACAAGACGGATATTACAACTTGTTTTTCGAACCTACGTTCTCCAATAGCAGGAATACAAGG tcTAAATCCATAATGAAAAAGTGTGCAAAGAAAGTCATCCTAGCAACCAATCGATTGTCACTCGAACAACTTGACTGGCAGGGTCTTTACCAACCTCACATTAGAGAATATATAACCAAAGCAGTAAAAGATATGCCCGCAGTAAAGCTTTATTTCAGTTATGATTCTCCTTGGTGGAGGAGATCGCCGGTTTATTCTGACTATATAATTGCAGACACTCCATTTAGACAAATCTATGATTTCGGAACGTCAACTCTTAATCCCCCCAAGTCTGTTCTACAGGCAACGTACACAGATACAGACATATCTTACTGGGAGGAATTATTCAACAGAGCGAATGGAAACGAAACTACTGGCGACTTAAGAAATGAAATAGAACTAGATCAAGTAACAAAGAAGTATTTATCTGATATATATCAAATTCCTATCAACACTATACCACGACCCACAAATGCTGCTTGGATGGTGTGGAAGAATTATCCATTCGGTGGTGCATGGCAGACATGGAGACCGGGATATATATTACCGATAGTTGAAAGGGCAATGACAAAACCATCAGTCAGTGATGATGTCTTTGTGGTTTCAAATGCTTTTAACTCTCGTTCTTTATCTATTTGGAGTAATGGAGCTTTAGAGTCTGTTGAACTTGCCATGCCATATTTTAGTTTGAGACGTATAGAAAAATAA